The genomic window CCGTCGTCTGGTGTTGGCTTTTCAGCCGCACCGTTACACCCGGACGCGGGATTGCTTTGAAGACTTTGTGAAGGTCATTGGCGCCGGTGCCGATGCGGTGCTGCTGGCCGAGGTGTATGCCGCAGGTGAGGCGCCGATTGTGGCCGCCGATGGCCGCTCTCTCGCCCGCGCACTGCGGGTGGGAGGCAAGGTGGAGCCCCTGTTTGTGGACGACATCGCTGCTATGCCTCTGGCCGCCATCGACAACGCGCGCGATGGCGATGTGTTGATCTGCATGGGCGCCGGATCGATTGGCGCCGTGCCCGGAAGAATTGTTGATTTGCTACAAAATAAGGAGCTGCTCGCGCAGCAGGGACGGGCGCTATGAGCCAAAATAATCTAAATCTCGGCAAGGTGGCCGTGCTGATGGGCGGCGCCTCGGCGGAGCGCGAGGTGTCGCTGATGTCGGGCACCGGCGTGCTCAAGGCGCTGCGTTCGCAAGGCGTGGACGCACACGCTTTCGACCCCTCGGAACGTGCGCTGGATGAACTCAAGCGCGAGGGTTTTGATCGCTGCTTTATCTCGCTGCACGGTCGCTTCGGTGAAGACGGCACGGTGCAGGGCGCACTCGAATTGCTGGGCATCCCTTACACCGGCTCCGGCGTAATGGCCTCCAGCATCTCCATGGACAAGGTCATGACCAAGCGCATCTGGCGCTTCGAGGACTTGTCGACACCCGCATGGCAACAGGTCAAGAGCGCCGCGGAAACCCATGCTGCGTTTGCAGCGCTCGGTGCGCCCATGATCGTCAAGCCCGCACGCGAGGGCTCGTCTATCGGCTTCACCAAGGTAATGACGGCGGACCAGTGCGATGCTGCCTACGCGCTCGCGTCGCAGCACGACAGCCATGTGTTGTGCGAGCAGTTCATTGCCGGCGACGAAGTCACCTGCCCGATCTGGGGCCCGACCTCCGCGCCTGAAGCGCTGCCTGTCATCCGCATCGTCGCGCCCGAAGGCAACTACGACTACCAGAACAAGTATTTCACCGACACCACCCAATACTTGGTGCCCGCCGGTTTGCCCGCAGGGGAAGAGGAAGCCATCCAGACGCTGGTGTGCAAGGCCTACCAAGTGCTGGGCTGCCGTGGCTGGGCCCGGGCGGATGTGATGATTGATGCCAAGACCCGCACGCCTTACCTGCTGGAAATCAACACCTCGCCGGGCATGACCGGTCACTCTCTGGTGCCCATGTCTGCCCGCGCGGCAGGCATCAGCTACGAAGACTTGTGTGTGCGCCTGCTGCAAAGCACCGCCACTGATGGGAAGGCCGACGCGTGAACTCCGCCGCCGACACACCGCTGGACGTCAAGCTCATGAACGGGACCGCTGCGCTCCTGTTCGTGGGCTTTGTCGTCCTTGCGGTCGTTGCCGGTGGCAAATGGTTGGGGCGGCTGCAGGTGTTTGCGATTCAGGGCATCACCGTGGCAGGGGATATGAGTCACAACAGCCCGTTGACGCTGCGCGCCAATGTGGCGCCCGGCTTGAGCGGGACCTTTTTCTCGGTAGATCTGGCCCGTGTGCGCGCTGCCTTCGAGGCGGTGCCATGGGTACGGCATGCGGTCGTGCGGCGCGAGTTTCCGAACCGCTTGCGCGTCGAACTGCAAGAGCATGTGGCGGTCGCCTACTGGGGCGATGAGCCCGAGCTGCGCTTGCTCAATAGCTTTGGCGAAGTTTTCGAGGCCAACGTGGGCGAGGTCGAGCAAGAAGAGCTGCCCAAGCTGAGCGGCCCTGACGGCGAAAGCGACGAGGTATTGCAGATGTACCGCACGCTGGCGCCTTCCTTTGCGGGCATGGAGCTGGCGTTGGAGCAACTGGAGTTGTCCGACCGCGGCAGTTGGCGCGCGCGCCTGGACGGCGGCGCCGTGATCGAACTGGGCCGTGGTGGGCCGGATGTCGTGGTGGAGCGACTCCAACAATTTTTGAAAACGTTGACGCAAGTGACTTCACGCTACGGGCGCGGCCCCGGATCGCTGGAGTCGGCAGACCTGCGTCACGTCAACGGATATGCCGTCAGAGTTGCGTGGCGTCACCACGCTGGCAGCGGCTGATAGCGGCAAGAAATAGCGCAAACGGAGCAGGGCAACACAATGGCAAAAGAATATAAAGATCTCGTCGTCGGCCTCGATATCGGCACGGCCAAAGTTATGGCGGTGGTGGCCGAGGTCATGCCTGGAGGCGAGCTCAAACTCGCCGGCTTCGGTGTGGCACCCACCAATGGGCTCAAGCGCGGTGTTGTGGTCAATATCGATGCGACGGTGGCCAGCATTCAGCAAGCGCTCAAAGAAGCCGAGCTGATGGCCGACTGCAAGATCACCCGTGTGTACACCGGCATCACCGGCAGCCATATCCGTGGCATTAACAGCAGCGGCATGGTGGCGGTGAAAGACCGAGAAGTCACCCAAGCCGACGTCGCCCGTGTGGTCGAAACCGCCAAGGCCATCAACATCTCGACCGACCAGCGCTTGCTGCTGGTGGAGCCGCAAGAGTTCATCATCGATGGCCAGGATGTGCGTGAGCCCATCGGCATGAGCGGCATCCGCTTGGAGGCCAAAGTGCACATCGTGACCGGTGCGCAGAGCGCGGCAGAAAACATCATCAAATGCGTGCGCCGCTGCGGCCTGGAGGTCGAGCAGCTGATGCTCAACCCGCTGGCCAGCAGCCTGTCGGTGCTCACCGAAGACGAGCGCGAACTCGGTGTCGCACTGGTAGACATTGGTGCTGGTACCACCGATGTCGCCATCTTCACCAACGGCGCCATACGCCATACCGCCGTGATCCCGATTGCCGGTGACCTGATCACCAGCGACATTGCCATGGCCCTGCGCACACCCACCAAAGATGCTGAAGACATTAAGGTCGAGTCGGGCCACGCCAAGCAGTTGTTGGTGGACCCTGAAACCCAGGTCGAGGTGCCGGGTCTGGGCGATCGCGGCCCGCGCATGTTGAGCCGTCAGGCACTGGCGGGCGTGATCGAGCCGCGGGTCGAGGAAATTTTTACTCTGGTAAATCAGGTGATGCGCGAGTCCGGCTACGAGGAAGTGCTCTCCAGTGGCATCGTGCTCACCGGCGGCAGTTGCATCATGCCGGGCATGGTGGAGCTGGGTGAAGACATCTTCCTCAAGCCGGTGCGAAGGGGCATCCCCAAATACAACAGCGCTTTGGCCGACATGGTGGCGCAGCCCCGTGCGGCCACGGTGATGGGCCTGCTCGAAGAGGCCCGCATTGCCCGCCTTCGGGGTTACAAGGTTGCCCAGAAGTCCGGCACGATGAAGTCAGCCTTCAGTTCTGTGAAGGACTGGTTTGTGGGGAACTTGTAACCATGTCTACACCGGCCACCAACGTGTTTGTGGTTCACCAACTTCCCCGCCATTGCTGGGGGCTGGTTCGTGTGCTGGTCCATCGAGGGCAGGACCCGCCTTCGTAAAGCGCCACCGTGTTTGCACTCAGTCGTTGGAAAAAAATCGTCGAAAAATATTGAATCTCAGGAGATGACAAATATGAAAGCCCAAATCAAGGCCGAAATTCGCGATGCAAATATGGCTTATTTGAATATGGCCCAGAGTTTTATCCAGAAGGACCTCCAGTCCGCTGTGAAAATACTGGGTATGTCGCAAGACGCTGCAGAAATTATCAAAACGTTGTCAGAAAGTCAGAAAACCAGCATTGCCGATAGCGACATTTTGTTGTGCCGCTTCGGTGTCAGCGATGACGTGGTGTGGAAGCTCCTCACCAGCCATCCGGCTCCCAAGCCGGAGGCCGAGCATGCCAAGCGCCTGCTCGCCGACATCTTGTTGGCAGGCCGTTTGGCCGTCGCTGCTTGAGTTCTGCCCGACAACCGGTTTCAACCCATTCAATATTGCAATTCAAGGAGTAACAACATGAGCATCGAAATGATCGAAGAAGAAGCCTTTAACCAAGGCACACAAATCAAAGTCATTGGCGTAGGCGGTGGCGGTGGCAATGCGGTGGAGCACATGATCTCGACATCGGTGGGAGGTGTGGAATTCATTTGCGCCAATACCGATGCTCAGGCGCTGAGCCGCAGCTCGGCCCACAAGACCATCCAGCTCGGCGGTACCGGCCTGGGTGCCGGAAGCAAGCCTGACAAAGGCCGTGAAGCGGCGGAACAGGCAGAGGCCGACATCCGCCAAGCCATCGAAGGCGCGCACATGTTGTTCATCACCGCCGGCATGGGCGGAGGCACCGGTACCGGCGCCGCACCCGTGATTGCCAAGGTTGCCAAAGAAATGGGCATTTTGACCGTGGGTGTGGTGACCAAGCCCTTCGATTTCGAAGGCGGTCGCCGCATGAGTAACGCCGACACCGGTCTGGCCGAGCTCGAAGCCAATGTGGATTCCCTGATCGTGGTGCTCAACGAGAAGTTGCTTGAAGTACTCGATGAAGATGTGTCACAGGATGAAGCCTTTGCACACGCCAACGACGTGCTGAAGAACGCTGTGGGCGGCATTGCTGAAATCATCAATGTGAAGGGCGAGATCAACGCCGACTTCGAAGACGTGCGCACCGTGATGGGTGAGCCCGGCAAGGCCATGATGGGAACTGCCACCGCCAGCGGTCCCGATCGCGCCCGGATTGCCGCAGAACAAGCTGTGGCCTGCCCGCTCCTGGAGGGTGTCGACCTGTCAGGTGCCAAGGGCGTTCTCGTGCTGATTTCCGCCTGCAAGGGTTCATTGAAGCTCAAAGAATCCAAGATGGCGATGGAAACCATCCGCGCTTGCGCTTCCGCCGATGCTCACGTGATCTACGGCACCGCCAACGACGAAAAGTTGGGCGATGAAATCCGTGTGACCGTTATCGCCACTGGCTTGAGCCGTCAAGGCGCGCGCCGTACCGCTCCTCCGCTGCAAGTGCTGCGCACTGGTACCGATAACGTGCCTTTCCATGTGCCCACACTGAACACAGTGGCAAGCACAGGAAGCGCAAGCCCCGCGATGGGCAGCGTGGGATCGTCGGTGAGCCAGCCTGACTACGGCAGCATGTCCACGCCCAGCGTGTGGCGTACGAACCGCACCCAAGCAGCGGCCAAGGTCGATGCGCTCTCGAGCGGCGGCATGGACGACTACGAAATCCCCGCGTTCTTGCGCAAGCAGGCGGATTGACCGAGTACACCCCCCGGCTTGCCCACTGCGTGTGGCCGCTTTCCCCCTTGCAGGGGGCAACACCATTGGGCCAGGCTGAGCCGGACCCACGGTGTTTCTGGCCAAAGGCATCCGCTCCGGAGGCGTATTGCGCTACTTTTACAATAGACCTGTGCTGAAACAACGAACTCTCAAATCCCTGACCCGCGCCGTTGGCGTGGGCCTGCATAGCGGCCAGCGTGTTGAGATCACGTTGCGCCCGGCGGCGCCGGATACAGGGATCGTGTTCCGGCGGGTCGACTTGGCCAATGCTCCGGATATCGTGGTGTCGGCCGAGTCGGTGACAGACACCCGCTTGGCCTCCACGCTGTCCTGCGGGAATGCCAAGGTCCACACAGTGGAACACTTGATGTCCGCCTGCGCCGGTTTGGGCGTCGACAACTTGTTTGTGGACATCACGGCTGAAGAGGTGCCAATTCTGGATGGTTCCGCCGCCTCGTTCGTGTTTCTGTTGCAAAGCGCAGGCATTGAGTTGCAAAACGCGCCGCGTCGGTTTATCCGCCTGATCAAGCCGGTGGAAGTGCGGGAAGGCGAAGGCGCCAACGAAAAATGGGCCCGTCTCGACCCGTACCACGGCTACAAACTCAGCTTCGAGATTGATTTCAACCATCCTGCCGTGGACTCCACCGGTCAAAAAGTCGAGTTCGATTTGAGTACCGACAGCTATTCCCGTGACATTGCGCGTGCCCGTACATTCGGCTTCACCAAAGACGTCGAGATGATGCGTGCCAATGGCTTGGCCTTGGGTGGCGGGTTGGACAATGCCATTGTGATGGACGACTACAAGGTCCTGAATGCCGATGGCTTGCGCTACGACGACGAGTTCGTGAAACACAAGATTCTGGATGCCATCGGCGACTTGTATATCGTCGGCAAGCCCCTGCTGGCCGCCTACAGTGCCCGCCGGTCAGGTCACGCCATGAACAACAAACTGTTGCGAGAGCTTCAAGCCCACCCCGAGGCCTGGGAAGTGGTGACCTTTGAAGACGTCAAGCAGGCACCACAGGGCTTCGCCCAGCCAGTTCGGGCCTGGTAACGGCCGCTTATCCGGCGGGTGCTTGTCACGGTGCTGCCGCTGTTGATAATGGAAGGGTCTGCGATGTGCAGACGGTACCGTAGGGCGCACCTTCCATGAACTCCATTTCCTCAATTGCTGTTTCCGGAATGAACGCGGCGCAAACCCGCCTAGGAGCCAGCGCCAATAACGTGGCCAATCTGGCGACTGAAGGGTTTAAGCGCCAGGACACGGTGCAAACCGCCCAAGCCGGAGGCGGGGTCAGCACGTCGGTGCGCGAATCCTCGCAGGTAGGCAATGCCCTGGAGCAAGACGTGGTTAGCCAGTTGCAGGCGAAAAACAGCTTCATCGCCAATTTGGCGGTTTTCAAAACCGCCGACAAAATGACCGGCGCCTTGTTGGATACCCGGGCCTGACCAAGCCCAGACCTTGAATCAGGGTTGGGTGTAACGGCGCACCAAGGCGTCTACCCGACCTTGGCGCTTCAATTTGTCGATGGCAGCCTGCAAACGGCCCACGACGTCGGGATTCGATTTGAGATTGAACGCGTAGAAATATGCGCCTTCGTCTGCAAGATTGCTGTGCTTGACCACCGTGCTTGCGTCGAGGCTGCTGCTGCGCAGTGCCCAAGCCATCGCGACCTCGGTATCCACCATCGCATCGACCATGCCAGACAGCAGCAGCCGCAGGATGCTGGCGTTAGAGCTGTCTTCCAGCATGGAGGCGGGCGCCACCCCGGCATTCAGCAGGTCCTGGTAAGCCGCCTCGCCTCGCACAACCCCGAAGCGCAGCTTATTCAACTCGCGTGTGCCGGCTGCATCTGCAGGGTGGGGTCGAGCAAACACCCAGGTGCTACGCGACAGAATAGGCCCCACCCACAAGAAGTGGTCTTCGCGCTCGGGCTTGCGGGCGGTGGTGAACAGCACCGTGTCCGGTGTATTGCGGACAATTTTGTAGCCCCGCGCCCACGGCACCATTTCCACTTTGCAGTTCACGCGCGCGGTCTTGCAGGCCTCCCGCAGTAAGTCTGTGGCGATGCCTTTGACATCCCGGCCGTCTTGAAAGTTGTAGGGCGCCCACTCTTCGGTATAAGCGGTGAGTGTTTGTGCGCCGGCCGTCGTTGCTGCACACAAGGCCAAAAGGATTCCAACGTAAATTTTGATGGCGTGCATTTCGAAACCGCATTCATTGGCTACGGCCGTCGCGATAACGGATTTTCCCGTTACCACCCACACCATTGCTCCCGGCCAGCATGGCCATGGACTTGCCTGCATGGGCATGGGTGATCGCCAGGCCCAAGGCGTCGGCCGCATCGGGGCCGGGCAAACCGGGCAGGTGCAGCAGGCGTTTCACCATCTCTTGCACCTGGTCTTTGTGAGCGCGGCCGTGGCCTGCGACTGCCTGTTTCATTTGAAGCGCGGTGTACTCCGCCACCGGCAGGTTGGCGCACACCAGTGCTGTGACCAGTGCTCCGCGGGCCTGGCCAAGTAGTAGGGTGGACTGCGGGTTCACGTTCACAAACACAATTTCTACCGAGGCGCAGGTGGGCTGATAGCGCGCCACCACTTCGCCAATGCCGTCAAACAGCACTTTGAGCCGCGCTGGCAAGGCCCGGGTATCGAGGTGCTCGGTGCGGATCGTGCCACTGGCCACATAGCGCACATCCGCGCCCACGACGTCCACCAAGCCGAAGCCGGTAGTGCGCAAGCCGGGGTCAATACCAAGAATTCGCATGCTATAAATTCAGGAGCTGCTCGCGCAACATCTACGGGCGCTACAGGTCAAAATACCACCGAGCGGAGTGAAAAAACACCGGGGCCGCAAAGCACAGGGCGTCCACCCGGTCCAGCAAGCCGCCGGCACCGGTGACTGCGCGCATATTGCCCCCCCAGCTCGGGATACCCCGGTCGCGCTTGAGCGCTTTCATGACAAAGTGGCCCATGGTGCCTGCGACGCAGGCGATAAAGGAAAACGCAAACGCGGTACCCGGCACCCAAGGGGTGATACCGGCGAGCAATGCGCCGAACAGGCTGGCCGAAAACACGCCGATCCACCAGCTCGGCCAATTGAAGCTCATGCTGATGGCAGGGGCTGCCGGTGGCAACTTGAGTTTGCGGGACACCAAGTGTTGCACTGCCATGCAGAATTGCACCACCAGCACCAAGAAGAACACCATGAACGCGTTCCGGTGGTCGTAGCCCGGAAACTTCAGCATCAGGAGCGCGGGTACGTGGCTCATACCGTAGATGCACACCATGATGCCCCACT from Rhodoferax potami includes these protein-coding regions:
- a CDS encoding flagellar transcriptional regulator FlhD, yielding MKAQIKAEIRDANMAYLNMAQSFIQKDLQSAVKILGMSQDAAEIIKTLSESQKTSIADSDILLCRFGVSDDVVWKLLTSHPAPKPEAEHAKRLLADILLAGRLAVAA
- the ftsA gene encoding cell division protein FtsA, which produces MAKEYKDLVVGLDIGTAKVMAVVAEVMPGGELKLAGFGVAPTNGLKRGVVVNIDATVASIQQALKEAELMADCKITRVYTGITGSHIRGINSSGMVAVKDREVTQADVARVVETAKAINISTDQRLLLVEPQEFIIDGQDVREPIGMSGIRLEAKVHIVTGAQSAAENIIKCVRRCGLEVEQLMLNPLASSLSVLTEDERELGVALVDIGAGTTDVAIFTNGAIRHTAVIPIAGDLITSDIAMALRTPTKDAEDIKVESGHAKQLLVDPETQVEVPGLGDRGPRMLSRQALAGVIEPRVEEIFTLVNQVMRESGYEEVLSSGIVLTGGSCIMPGMVELGEDIFLKPVRRGIPKYNSALADMVAQPRAATVMGLLEEARIARLRGYKVAQKSGTMKSAFSSVKDWFVGNL
- a CDS encoding D-alanine--D-alanine ligase, with the protein product MSQNNLNLGKVAVLMGGASAEREVSLMSGTGVLKALRSQGVDAHAFDPSERALDELKREGFDRCFISLHGRFGEDGTVQGALELLGIPYTGSGVMASSISMDKVMTKRIWRFEDLSTPAWQQVKSAAETHAAFAALGAPMIVKPAREGSSIGFTKVMTADQCDAAYALASQHDSHVLCEQFIAGDEVTCPIWGPTSAPEALPVIRIVAPEGNYDYQNKYFTDTTQYLVPAGLPAGEEEAIQTLVCKAYQVLGCRGWARADVMIDAKTRTPYLLEINTSPGMTGHSLVPMSARAAGISYEDLCVRLLQSTATDGKADA
- the ruvC gene encoding crossover junction endodeoxyribonuclease RuvC: MRILGIDPGLRTTGFGLVDVVGADVRYVASGTIRTEHLDTRALPARLKVLFDGIGEVVARYQPTCASVEIVFVNVNPQSTLLLGQARGALVTALVCANLPVAEYTALQMKQAVAGHGRAHKDQVQEMVKRLLHLPGLPGPDAADALGLAITHAHAGKSMAMLAGSNGVGGNGKIRYRDGRSQ
- a CDS encoding flagellar basal body protein produces the protein MNSISSIAVSGMNAAQTRLGASANNVANLATEGFKRQDTVQTAQAGGGVSTSVRESSQVGNALEQDVVSQLQAKNSFIANLAVFKTADKMTGALLDTRA
- a CDS encoding cell division protein FtsQ/DivIB; this translates as MNSAADTPLDVKLMNGTAALLFVGFVVLAVVAGGKWLGRLQVFAIQGITVAGDMSHNSPLTLRANVAPGLSGTFFSVDLARVRAAFEAVPWVRHAVVRREFPNRLRVELQEHVAVAYWGDEPELRLLNSFGEVFEANVGEVEQEELPKLSGPDGESDEVLQMYRTLAPSFAGMELALEQLELSDRGSWRARLDGGAVIELGRGGPDVVVERLQQFLKTLTQVTSRYGRGPGSLESADLRHVNGYAVRVAWRHHAGSG
- the lpxC gene encoding UDP-3-O-acyl-N-acetylglucosamine deacetylase, which codes for MLKQRTLKSLTRAVGVGLHSGQRVEITLRPAAPDTGIVFRRVDLANAPDIVVSAESVTDTRLASTLSCGNAKVHTVEHLMSACAGLGVDNLFVDITAEEVPILDGSAASFVFLLQSAGIELQNAPRRFIRLIKPVEVREGEGANEKWARLDPYHGYKLSFEIDFNHPAVDSTGQKVEFDLSTDSYSRDIARARTFGFTKDVEMMRANGLALGGGLDNAIVMDDYKVLNADGLRYDDEFVKHKILDAIGDLYIVGKPLLAAYSARRSGHAMNNKLLRELQAHPEAWEVVTFEDVKQAPQGFAQPVRAW
- a CDS encoding phosphatidate cytidylyltransferase; translation: MYHYLKNLGPTQQVGALFIIVFGLLLLSSIVAFLMSLREHGDDETGDRKRAELKNLDGIIRTSWLMVFVFWVGWLSGPLVALSLFGGLSFFALREFMTLSPTRLGDHRSLVLAFFVVLPLQYWLVATEHFDMFAVFIPVYVFLALPIASALANDPQRFLERNAKLQWGIMVCIYGMSHVPALLMLKFPGYDHRNAFMVFFLVLVVQFCMAVQHLVSRKLKLPPAAPAISMSFNWPSWWIGVFSASLFGALLAGITPWVPGTAFAFSFIACVAGTMGHFVMKALKRDRGIPSWGGNMRAVTGAGGLLDRVDALCFAAPVFFHSARWYFDL
- a CDS encoding substrate-binding periplasmic protein, which translates into the protein MHAIKIYVGILLALCAATTAGAQTLTAYTEEWAPYNFQDGRDVKGIATDLLREACKTARVNCKVEMVPWARGYKIVRNTPDTVLFTTARKPEREDHFLWVGPILSRSTWVFARPHPADAAGTRELNKLRFGVVRGEAAYQDLLNAGVAPASMLEDSSNASILRLLLSGMVDAMVDTEVAMAWALRSSSLDASTVVKHSNLADEGAYFYAFNLKSNPDVVGRLQAAIDKLKRQGRVDALVRRYTQP
- the ftsZ gene encoding cell division protein FtsZ — protein: MSIEMIEEEAFNQGTQIKVIGVGGGGGNAVEHMISTSVGGVEFICANTDAQALSRSSAHKTIQLGGTGLGAGSKPDKGREAAEQAEADIRQAIEGAHMLFITAGMGGGTGTGAAPVIAKVAKEMGILTVGVVTKPFDFEGGRRMSNADTGLAELEANVDSLIVVLNEKLLEVLDEDVSQDEAFAHANDVLKNAVGGIAEIINVKGEINADFEDVRTVMGEPGKAMMGTATASGPDRARIAAEQAVACPLLEGVDLSGAKGVLVLISACKGSLKLKESKMAMETIRACASADAHVIYGTANDEKLGDEIRVTVIATGLSRQGARRTAPPLQVLRTGTDNVPFHVPTLNTVASTGSASPAMGSVGSSVSQPDYGSMSTPSVWRTNRTQAAAKVDALSSGGMDDYEIPAFLRKQAD